A part of Pungitius pungitius chromosome 15, fPunPun2.1, whole genome shotgun sequence genomic DNA contains:
- the LOC119203234 gene encoding KN motif and ankyrin repeat domain-containing protein 4-like, with product MEEQNGNIRPPKTTGNGIKGKPPYSVETPYGFQLDLDFLKYVDDIEKGNTIKRVPIKRRSKCPRASTLPRQLNPSGCGYRPSPWGSTGALGPRSRLSDARHHGYPSWTSDPRPPHSPTALHSLAEMEARMKEFDEQPLGEHIRPHLLRASSMPLTVLLRRGSESTGDPSSLRSSRDTLGDRDTSCEDVFCDPESPRHQGCSGLLRRLADALERVGELEMEVRVVPELRAHICILQEERERLRRGLDPHVPPSSVNGTRDPRASSRFGKVDNKRLRHDSGTLYPRNHSGDLEDCSPAHEWRTSTDLDELLTVTSLQAKVAALEQMLNETSLELQMALGLLRDQLEESRKKDEKIEHLMRNSAESSPFHQNGDDSIEPHDKVSRRPDTRIVGTNGQRGRERDKPVTMNPREASDETAVVAHHIKEVKRLLCQQWECLCAGHDSGKGKSLQHPDPKVNSLQQEMMGLIEILTSYYSQQGASDGERMQHGASKSITRTDGCAQKTKTPQSVAVDKGRESGAVFGQDLANESRQKERSINPREMAAVQVDGVPGERRMEAMTQTNPGGEMISGGAGSGRTDGGGVSLEAEKTTKAKLQPPGEQMERRSGSEMTTGGRETVNLDFLAACHLLKDHMDKMNNPNKDMRKALVVLFQHWFSAAAEETSEAGRVAVYLRDVKKTTPSLLAFLINLADDNGNTALHYSVSHCNHSIVSLILDTGVSDGSLQNNAGYTAVMLASLTAPDSPGGMEVIRKLMEQSDINIRSSQTGQSALHLAVRHGRVVMVRLLLSFGADTNLQDNQGTTALMFACERGHTHIARLLLERSLCDLALTDKRGQSALSIAMQGSHTDTAALLQAHAKARAL from the exons ATGGAAGAACAAAACG GAAATATCCGGCCTCCTAAAACAACAGGGAATGGGATCAAAGGGAAGCCCCCGTACTCAGTGGAAACACCGTACGGCTTTCAACTCGACCTGGACTTCCTAAAATACGTAGACGACATAGAGAAAGGCAACACAATCAAGAGAGTGCCCATCAAGCGCCGCAGCAAATGCCCCAGAGCGAGCACTCTCCCCAGGCAACTCAATCCTTCCGGGTGCGGCTACCGCCCGAGCCCTTGGGGATCTACTGGAGCCCTCGGCCCCAGGTCCCGACTGTCGGATGCCCGTCACCATGGCTACCCTTCCTGGACAAGCGATCCCAGGCCGCCGCACTCGCCCACAGCGCTCCACTCCCTGGCAGAGATGGAGGCCCGAATGAAGGAGTTTGATGAGCAACCTCTGGGTGAGCACATCAGGCCCCATCTGCTGCGTGCCTCCAGTATGCCTCTCACGGTTTTGCTGAGACGGGGATCAGAGTCCACGGGCGACCCCAGCAGCCTCAGGAGTTCGAGGGACACCCTCGGCGATCGGGACACGTCCTGTGAAGACGTCTTCTGCGACCCGGAGAGCCCTCGCCACCAGGGCTGCTCAGGCCTGTTAAGGCGCCTGGCGGACGCCCTGGAGCGCGTGGGGGAGCTGGAGATGGAGGTGAGGGTGGTTCCGGAGCTCAGGGCGCATATCTGCATCCTCCAGGAGGAAAGGGAAAGGCTCCGCCGGGGCCTGGATCCACATGTACCACCCTCTTCAGTGAATGGGACCAGGGACCCTCGCGCTTCGTCCCGCTTCGGCAAAGTGGACAACAAAAGGCTTCGTCATGACAGCGGCACCTTGTATCCTAGAAATCACAGCGGTGATCTGGAGGACTGCAGTCCTGCGCACGAGTGGAGGACGAGCACAGATCTGGATGAGCTGCTGACGGTGACGTCCCTGCAGGCTAAAGTAGCTGCACTGGAGCAAATGCTCAACGAGACCAGCTTGGAGCTGCAGATGGCTTTGGGGCTGCTCCGGGATCAACTGgaggagagcagaaagaaagatgagaagattgaGCACCTTATGAGGAATTCTGCAGAGAGTTCGCCGTTCCACCAGAATGGAGACGATTCTATCGAACCTCATGATAAAGTGTCAAGACGTCCAGATACAAGAATTGTTGGCACAAATGGACAAAGAGGCAGAGAACGAGACAAACCAGTGACAATGAATCCCCGAGAGGCTTCAGATGAAACTGCAGTGGTCGCCCACCACATAAAGGAGGTCAAGAGGCTCTTGTGTCAGCAGTGGGAGTGCTTGTGTGCAGGCCATGACTCGGGAAAGGGCAAATCTCTGCAGCACCCTGACCCCAAAGTCAACTCCCTGCAGCAGGAGATGATGGGACTCATCGAGATCCTTACCTCCTACTACAGCCAACAAGGGGCCAGTGATGGAGAGAGAATGCAACACGGAG CCTCTAAGTCCATCACCAGGACAGACGGATGCGCCCAGAAGACAAAAACCCCACAATCTGTTGCCGTGGATAAAGG ACGTGAGAGTGGAGCTGTGTTTGGGCAGGACTTAGCGAATGAGAGCAGGCAGAAGGAGAGAAGCATCAACCCCAGGGAGATGGCTGCTGTCCAGGTGGATGGAGTCCCAGGGGAGAGGCGGATGGAGGCAATGACGCAGACAAACCCAGGCGGAGAGATGATATCGGGTGGAGCAGGATCAGGGCGGACAGATGGAGGCGGAGTGTCCCTGGAAGCTGAGAAAACAACCAAGGCCAAACTGCAGCCCCCGGGGGAACAGATGGAGAGGAGGTCTGGCTCAGAAATGACCACCGGGGGCCG AGAGACAGTGAATTTGGATTTCCTGGCTGCCTGTCATTTGCTCAAAGATCACATGGATAAAATGAATAACCCCAATAAAGACATG agGAAGGCCCTGGTTGTGTTGTTTCAGCACTGGTTCAGCGCGGCGGCCGAGGAGACCTCGGAGGCCGGCCGGGTGGCCGTGTACCTGAGAGACGTGAAGAAGACCACGCCGTCCCTCTTGGCCTTCCTGATCAACCTGGCTGACGACAACGGCAACACGGCGCTGCATTACAGCGTGTCCCACTGCAACCACAGCATCGTCAGTCTGATACTGGACACAG GCGTGAGTGATGGGAGCCTTCAGAACAATGCAGGCTACACAGCGGTGATGCTGGCCTCGCTGACAGCGCCTGACAGTCCAGGCGGGATGGAGGTGATCCGCAAGCTAATGGAGCAGAGCGACATTAACATCCGCTCCAGCCAG ACGGGCCAAAGCGCTCTGCACCTGGCGGTGAGACACGGGCGAGTTGTGATGGTTCGCCTGCTCCTGAGCTTCGGAGCAGACACCAACCTGCAGGACAACCAGGGAACGACGGCCCTGATGTTCGCTTGTgagaggggacacacacacatcgcaaggctgctgctggagaggagCCTCTGTGACCTCGCCCTGACTGACAAG CGTGGTCAAAGTGCACTCTCCATCGCCATGCAAGGCTCCCACACTGATACCGCCGCCCTCCTGCAGGCCCATGCTAAagctcgagctttgtaa